A stretch of the Sphingomonas sp. CL5.1 genome encodes the following:
- a CDS encoding S-(hydroxymethyl)glutathione dehydrogenase/class III alcohol dehydrogenase yields the protein MKTRAAVAFEAKKPLEIVELDLEGPKAGEVLVEIMATGICHTDAYTLDGLDSEGLFPSILGHEGCGVVREVGPGVTSVAPDDHVIPLYTPECRQCKSCLSQKTNLCTAIRATQGKGLMPDGTSRFSYKGQTIYHYMGCSTFSNFTVLPEIAVAKIRPDAPFDTSCYIGCGVTTGVGAVVNTAKVEPGATVIVFGLGGIGLNVIQGAKFAGAAQIIGVDINPDREGWGRQFGMTDFVNPKDVGDVVQHLIAITDGGGDYTFDCTGNTVVMRQALESAHRGWGESIVIGVAESGKEISTRPFQLVTGRVWKGTAFGGARGRTDVPKIVDWYMNGLIQIDPMITHRLSLEEINKGFDLMHAGESIRSVVVY from the coding sequence ATGAAGACCCGCGCCGCCGTCGCATTCGAGGCGAAGAAGCCGCTGGAGATCGTGGAACTGGACCTTGAGGGGCCGAAGGCCGGCGAGGTGCTGGTCGAGATCATGGCCACCGGCATCTGCCACACCGACGCCTATACGCTCGACGGGCTGGACAGCGAGGGGCTGTTCCCCTCGATCCTCGGTCATGAGGGCTGCGGTGTCGTGCGCGAGGTGGGGCCGGGCGTGACGAGCGTCGCGCCGGACGATCACGTCATCCCGCTCTACACGCCGGAATGCCGCCAGTGTAAGTCGTGCCTCAGCCAGAAGACCAACCTGTGCACCGCGATCCGCGCGACGCAGGGCAAGGGGCTGATGCCGGACGGGACGAGCCGGTTCAGCTACAAGGGTCAGACCATCTATCATTACATGGGCTGCTCGACCTTCTCGAACTTCACCGTGCTGCCGGAGATCGCGGTGGCGAAGATCCGCCCCGACGCGCCGTTCGACACGAGCTGCTACATCGGCTGCGGCGTCACGACCGGCGTCGGCGCGGTGGTCAACACGGCGAAGGTGGAGCCGGGCGCGACGGTGATCGTGTTCGGGCTGGGCGGCATCGGCCTCAACGTGATCCAGGGCGCGAAATTCGCCGGCGCGGCGCAGATCATCGGCGTCGACATCAACCCGGACCGCGAGGGCTGGGGCCGCCAGTTCGGCATGACCGATTTCGTGAACCCCAAGGACGTGGGCGACGTGGTGCAGCACCTGATCGCGATCACCGACGGCGGCGGCGACTATACGTTCGACTGCACCGGCAATACGGTCGTCATGCGGCAGGCGCTGGAATCGGCGCACCGCGGCTGGGGCGAATCGATCGTGATCGGGGTCGCCGAATCGGGCAAGGAAATCTCCACCCGCCCGTTCCAGCTCGTCACCGGGCGCGTGTGGAAGGGCACCGCGTTCGGCGGTGCGCGCGGACGCACCGACGTGCCCAAGATCGTCGACTGGTATATGAACGGCCTGATCCAGATCGATCCGATGATTACGCATCGCCTCTCGCTGGAGGAGATCAACAAGGGCTTCGACCTGATGCACGCGGGCGAGAGCATCCGCTCGGTCGTGGTCTATTGA
- a CDS encoding TonB-dependent receptor, with product MTILSRTRLRLLAGAALLALPVLAHAAPAPADAAPAEPAAAEPAERGLEDVVVTATKRETSLQKTPIAMAVVDPTVMRDRHIQSLIDFADGGVPSLRVATFEARQSALTVGIRGIVPFDQNQTAREPGVGVYIDGVYLGRSQGLNAALFDVERIEVLKGPQGTLFGRNTEGGAVSIVTRGPSGEFGGRVSAGVGNYGAYTGEAHIDLPEWHNVAIKVDGVYQHQDPTTKNRLAGQIGWNAYDRVGGRIAARWTPTTDFTADFTFDKATDKNTPFFSQLVNYNPLGYTVATLANGALTCPSAPCINPLPRLVGVHPERQDVADVGVPQQWSVDKTQGVGINLKYHLSDALELRSITAWRKVSTNQFDNSGGPERVPFSPNGKFSRYSLSDLYQNQFSQEIQAVGSIPQLDYVAGLYYFYEQARESAATPSSNQWNADGTAYTILPSQVFGTITSGNNGWDYNSRFLQRASVARARSYAAFGQFTYTPDWAPALHLTAGGRFTHDKRDGTLYLVSGVATDWKLHYKKDRFDPMVTLAFDAARGINLYAKYSTGYRAGGANDRSSDFGAFGPETVKAYEIGAKMDLLDNRVRLNLAGYIMDRSGTQIDFDYVDTNQYLPGTTTPNPTFNLHTQDTANAPGISKIRGVEADLTVRPIDNLTLGASYAYTYAMVPVTPNPLPGVNFGKPTAVFTVYTPPNAASGYIDYSIPVGSESNLRLHLDANYADAQYSFQDQDLKTDSSFVVNGRLALTDITLAGGGQKLTVSVWTRNLFNEQHKYRVSNENAKTLGYYANFNPPRTFGIEGSINF from the coding sequence ATGACGATTCTTTCGCGGACGCGCCTGCGTCTTCTCGCCGGTGCCGCGCTGCTCGCGCTGCCTGTCCTGGCCCACGCCGCCCCGGCGCCGGCCGATGCCGCGCCTGCCGAGCCGGCCGCCGCCGAACCGGCCGAACGCGGCCTCGAGGATGTCGTGGTCACCGCCACCAAGCGCGAGACAAGCCTGCAGAAGACGCCGATCGCGATGGCCGTGGTCGATCCGACGGTCATGCGGGACCGCCACATCCAGAGCCTGATCGACTTCGCCGACGGCGGCGTCCCCTCGCTGCGCGTCGCGACCTTCGAGGCGCGCCAGTCCGCGCTGACGGTCGGCATCCGCGGCATCGTGCCGTTCGACCAGAACCAGACCGCGCGCGAGCCGGGCGTCGGCGTCTATATCGACGGCGTCTATCTCGGCCGTTCGCAGGGCCTCAACGCCGCCCTGTTCGACGTCGAGCGGATCGAGGTGCTCAAGGGGCCGCAGGGCACGCTGTTCGGCCGCAATACCGAGGGTGGCGCGGTCAGCATCGTCACCAGGGGGCCGTCCGGCGAGTTCGGCGGCCGCGTCAGCGCGGGCGTGGGCAATTACGGCGCCTATACCGGCGAGGCGCATATCGACCTGCCCGAGTGGCACAATGTCGCGATCAAGGTGGACGGCGTCTACCAGCATCAGGACCCGACCACGAAGAACCGGCTCGCCGGCCAGATCGGCTGGAACGCCTATGACCGCGTCGGCGGCCGCATCGCCGCGCGCTGGACGCCGACGACCGATTTCACCGCGGACTTCACCTTCGACAAGGCCACCGACAAGAACACGCCGTTCTTCAGCCAGCTCGTGAACTACAACCCGCTGGGCTATACGGTCGCCACGCTCGCCAACGGCGCGCTGACCTGCCCGTCGGCGCCGTGCATCAATCCGCTCCCCAGGCTGGTCGGCGTGCATCCCGAGCGCCAGGACGTCGCCGATGTCGGCGTGCCGCAACAATGGTCGGTGGACAAGACGCAAGGCGTCGGCATCAACCTGAAATACCATCTGTCGGACGCGCTGGAGCTGCGTTCGATCACCGCTTGGCGCAAGGTCTCGACCAACCAGTTCGACAATTCGGGCGGCCCGGAGCGCGTGCCCTTCTCGCCCAACGGCAAGTTCAGCCGCTATTCGCTGTCCGATCTCTACCAGAACCAGTTCAGCCAGGAGATCCAGGCGGTCGGCAGCATCCCGCAGCTCGATTATGTCGCGGGCCTCTATTATTTCTACGAGCAGGCGCGGGAATCGGCGGCGACCCCGTCGTCGAACCAGTGGAACGCCGACGGCACGGCCTATACGATCCTGCCGTCGCAGGTGTTCGGGACGATCACCTCGGGCAACAACGGCTGGGACTATAATTCGCGCTTCCTGCAACGTGCCAGCGTCGCCCGCGCGCGCAGCTACGCGGCGTTCGGCCAGTTCACCTACACGCCGGACTGGGCGCCCGCGCTGCACCTGACCGCCGGCGGCCGCTTCACCCACGACAAGCGCGACGGCACGCTCTACCTCGTGTCCGGTGTCGCGACCGACTGGAAGCTTCACTACAAGAAGGACCGGTTCGACCCGATGGTCACGCTCGCGTTCGACGCGGCGCGGGGCATCAACCTCTACGCCAAATATTCCACCGGCTATCGCGCCGGCGGCGCGAACGACCGCTCGTCGGATTTCGGCGCCTTCGGCCCGGAGACGGTCAAGGCCTATGAGATCGGCGCGAAGATGGACCTGCTCGACAATCGCGTCCGCCTGAACCTCGCCGGCTATATCATGGACCGGTCGGGCACGCAGATCGACTTCGATTATGTCGACACCAACCAGTATCTGCCGGGCACCACCACCCCGAACCCGACCTTCAACCTGCATACACAGGATACCGCCAACGCGCCCGGCATCTCGAAGATCCGGGGCGTCGAGGCCGACCTGACCGTGCGGCCGATCGACAACCTCACCCTCGGCGCGTCCTATGCCTATACCTATGCGATGGTGCCGGTCACGCCGAACCCGCTGCCGGGCGTCAATTTCGGCAAGCCGACGGCGGTGTTCACCGTCTATACCCCGCCCAACGCCGCGTCGGGCTATATCGACTATTCGATCCCGGTCGGCAGCGAGAGCAATCTGCGCCTGCACCTCGACGCCAATTACGCCGACGCGCAGTACAGCTTCCAGGATCAGGACCTGAAGACCGACTCGAGCTTCGTGGTGAACGGCCGGCTCGCGCTGACCGATATCACGCTGGCGGGCGGCGGACAGAAGCTGACCGTATCGGTATGGACCCGCAACCTGTTCAACGAACAGCATAAATACCGGGTCAGCAACGAGAACGCCAAGACCCTGGGCTATTACGCCAACTTCAATCCGCCGCGCACCTTCGGCATTGAAGGCTCGATCAACTTCTGA
- a CDS encoding cell wall hydrolase, which produces MLRPILLAVPTLVLATSCVPQAEAPSYTPAPGTAAARPVKNPRELLQRLDLDVPADLVEETALARFARPAVLNAAPAFNPGDQSTDDAARALDCLTQAVYYEARSEPLDGERAVAQVVLNRVRDRAFPKSVCGVVYQGSNRNTGCQFTFTCDGSLLRPREPGAWERARAVAAAALSGEVYAPVGSATHYHANYVQPWWAASLTRIGAIGNHIFYRWRDAMENALAFRQRYDGVEPEVGSSLAVADALGVTVHRDGDAAESGGNETVGSVTIHRSGAKTAVADAGAAKLVPPAARSTISAGVRVHRDVAPPEEIDGDDQSAG; this is translated from the coding sequence ATGCTGAGGCCCATTCTCCTTGCCGTGCCAACGCTCGTGCTGGCGACCTCCTGCGTGCCGCAGGCGGAAGCGCCGAGCTATACGCCCGCGCCGGGGACGGCGGCGGCGCGTCCGGTGAAGAACCCACGCGAATTGCTCCAGCGGCTCGATCTCGACGTGCCGGCCGATCTCGTCGAGGAAACCGCGCTGGCGCGATTCGCGCGGCCGGCGGTGCTCAACGCCGCGCCCGCCTTCAACCCGGGCGACCAATCCACCGACGACGCGGCGCGCGCGCTCGATTGCCTGACGCAGGCGGTCTATTACGAGGCGCGCTCCGAGCCGCTCGACGGCGAGCGCGCGGTGGCACAGGTGGTGCTCAACCGCGTGCGCGACCGCGCCTTCCCCAAGAGCGTGTGCGGCGTCGTTTATCAGGGATCGAACCGCAACACCGGCTGCCAGTTCACCTTCACCTGCGACGGATCGCTGCTGCGCCCGCGCGAGCCGGGGGCGTGGGAGCGCGCCCGCGCGGTGGCGGCGGCGGCGCTGTCGGGCGAGGTCTATGCCCCGGTCGGCTCGGCGACGCATTACCATGCCAATTATGTGCAGCCGTGGTGGGCGGCGAGCCTCACGCGGATCGGCGCGATCGGCAACCACATCTTCTACCGCTGGCGCGACGCGATGGAGAACGCCCTCGCCTTCCGCCAGCGCTATGACGGCGTGGAGCCGGAGGTCGGATCGAGCCTCGCCGTGGCGGATGCGCTGGGGGTGACGGTGCACCGCGACGGCGACGCGGCGGAAAGCGGCGGCAACGAGACGGTCGGGTCCGTGACGATCCACCGCAGCGGCGCGAAGACGGCGGTGGCGGATGCCGGCGCGGCGAAGCTCGTCCCGCCCGCCGCGCGCTCGACGATCAGCGCCGGGGTGCGCGTCCACCGCGACGTCGCGCCGCCGGAGGAAATCGACGGCGACGACCAAAGCGCGGGCTGA
- a CDS encoding ATP-binding protein: protein MPALRSLRSLTLAFLAAFLIAVALTGFATHRAMQRAIVDLVDKRIAAISDDILGDPPSGDARVIATHIASVSRERDTGDIGLMLSDARGRWLAGNVRLARPLPHGYATLARSDRITGLSAGRALVRDAGGGLTLTTIAETEPIDKEGRARGLPYLFGFGAIVAIVVIGVVLFVSLVSRRIGEVRETARAIIDGDMQRRLPVDPAGGAFAEQAATFNRMLDRIAGLMAEISNVSNDIAHDMRTPLARLRGRLALIARRPEAARLHDEIAEAIAQCDALLAMFAATLRIAEVEGGDRRAGFAPLDLGRLAAEFGEMMAPVAGETGHRLVVGRCEPARVSGDRQLLSQTLMNLVENALRHTPAGATITLDVADIGGEAALTVRDDGPGIPAAERARALRRFGRLEPSRNRAGHGLGLPLADAVARLHRGTLTLGDAAPGLIVTIRLPLDRA, encoded by the coding sequence ATGCCGGCGTTGCGATCGCTGCGATCGCTGACGCTCGCCTTCCTCGCCGCCTTCCTGATCGCGGTGGCGCTGACCGGCTTCGCCACGCATCGCGCGATGCAGCGCGCGATCGTCGATCTGGTCGACAAGCGCATCGCCGCGATCAGCGACGATATCCTCGGCGATCCGCCGTCGGGCGACGCGCGCGTCATCGCGACGCATATCGCGTCGGTCTCGCGCGAGCGCGACACGGGCGACATCGGCCTGATGCTGAGCGACGCGCGCGGGCGCTGGCTGGCCGGCAACGTGCGGCTCGCCCGGCCGCTGCCGCACGGCTATGCGACACTGGCGCGCAGCGACCGCATCACCGGGCTTTCGGCGGGCCGCGCACTGGTGCGCGACGCGGGCGGCGGCCTCACGCTGACCACGATCGCGGAGACCGAGCCGATCGACAAGGAGGGGCGGGCGCGGGGCCTGCCCTATCTGTTCGGGTTCGGCGCGATCGTGGCGATCGTCGTGATCGGCGTGGTCCTGTTCGTCTCGCTGGTCAGCCGGCGGATCGGCGAGGTGCGCGAGACGGCGCGCGCGATCATCGACGGCGACATGCAGCGCCGCCTGCCGGTCGATCCGGCTGGAGGCGCCTTCGCGGAGCAGGCGGCGACCTTCAACCGGATGCTCGATCGCATCGCCGGGCTGATGGCGGAGATCAGCAACGTCAGCAACGATATCGCGCACGACATGCGCACCCCGCTTGCCCGGCTGCGCGGCCGGCTCGCGCTGATCGCGCGGCGGCCCGAGGCGGCGCGGTTGCATGACGAGATCGCGGAGGCGATCGCGCAATGCGACGCGCTGCTCGCGATGTTCGCCGCCACCTTGCGCATCGCGGAGGTTGAGGGGGGTGATCGCCGCGCCGGTTTCGCCCCGCTCGACCTTGGGCGACTGGCCGCGGAATTCGGGGAGATGATGGCGCCGGTCGCGGGCGAGACGGGCCATCGCCTCGTCGTCGGGCGGTGCGAACCGGCGCGCGTGTCGGGCGACCGCCAGTTGCTCAGTCAGACACTGATGAACCTCGTCGAAAATGCGCTGCGCCACACGCCGGCCGGCGCGACGATCACGCTCGACGTGGCGGACATCGGAGGCGAGGCCGCGCTGACGGTGCGCGATGACGGGCCGGGCATCCCGGCGGCGGAACGTGCCCGCGCGCTGCGGCGCTTCGGCCGGCTGGAACCGAGCCGTAACCGCGCCGGGCATGGGCTGGGCCTGCCGCTCGCCGATGCGGTGGCACGGCTGCATCGCGGCACGCTCACGCTCGGCGACGCCGCGCCGGGCCTGATCGTCACGATCCGCCTGCCGCTCGACCGGGCATGA
- the fghA gene encoding S-formylglutathione hydrolase, which produces METVSTNAAFGGTQGVYRHVSAATGTEMTFSVYVPPHEAGARLPVVWYLSGLTCTHANVTEKGEFRRACAELGLILVAPDTSPRGEGVPDDPDGAYDFGLGAGFYVDATQAPWAANYRMWSYVTRELPALVGEHFPADMARQSIMGHSMGGHGALTIGLTFPERYRAVSAFAPIVAPGQVPWGEKALGGYLGPDRAAWRKHDAVALIEDGARVPGLLVDQGAADQFLEGQLKPDLLAAACERAGIPLMLRMQPGYDHSYYFISTFMEDHLRWHAARLG; this is translated from the coding sequence ATGGAGACCGTCTCCACCAACGCGGCATTCGGCGGCACGCAGGGCGTCTATCGCCACGTCTCCGCCGCGACCGGGACGGAGATGACCTTCTCCGTCTATGTCCCGCCGCATGAGGCCGGCGCGAGGTTGCCGGTGGTGTGGTATCTTTCCGGCCTCACCTGCACCCACGCCAATGTGACCGAGAAGGGCGAGTTCCGCCGCGCCTGCGCCGAGCTTGGCCTGATCCTCGTCGCGCCCGATACCTCGCCGCGCGGCGAGGGCGTGCCGGACGATCCCGACGGCGCCTATGATTTCGGGCTGGGCGCGGGCTTCTACGTCGATGCGACGCAGGCGCCGTGGGCGGCCAATTACCGGATGTGGTCCTATGTTACGCGCGAGCTGCCAGCCTTGGTCGGGGAGCATTTCCCGGCGGACATGGCGCGACAGTCGATCATGGGCCATTCGATGGGCGGCCACGGCGCGCTGACCATCGGGCTTACCTTCCCCGAGCGCTATCGCGCCGTCTCCGCCTTTGCGCCGATCGTCGCGCCGGGGCAGGTGCCGTGGGGCGAGAAGGCGCTCGGAGGTTATCTCGGGCCGGACCGCGCGGCGTGGCGCAAGCACGACGCCGTGGCGCTGATCGAGGACGGCGCGCGGGTGCCGGGCCTGCTGGTCGATCAGGGCGCGGCGGACCAGTTCCTCGAGGGGCAGTTGAAGCCCGATCTGCTCGCGGCGGCATGCGAAAGGGCGGGTATCCCGCTGATGCTCAGGATGCAGCCGGGTTACGACCACAGCTATTATTTCATTTCGACCTTCATGGAGGACCACCTCCGCTGGCACGCGGCGCGTCTCGGCTGA
- a CDS encoding MarR family winged helix-turn-helix transcriptional regulator, with protein sequence MKNDDQLMKGLAGAYLHIHRRLNRALAQEGTSLARTKMLMFVQAQEGAARAADIAELFDLAPRTVTDALDGMERDGLIVRTADPDDRRVKRVAITPAGARAVAAGEPLRKRLLTEQFAGLSEDERARLAALLGRLVETLQEK encoded by the coding sequence ATGAAAAACGACGATCAGCTCATGAAGGGTCTCGCGGGCGCCTATCTCCATATCCACCGCCGGTTGAATCGGGCGCTGGCGCAGGAAGGAACGTCTCTCGCCCGCACGAAGATGCTGATGTTCGTCCAGGCGCAGGAAGGCGCCGCGCGCGCCGCCGATATCGCCGAGCTGTTCGATCTCGCGCCGCGCACCGTCACCGACGCGCTCGACGGCATGGAGCGCGACGGGCTGATCGTGCGCACCGCCGATCCGGACGACCGCCGCGTCAAGCGGGTCGCGATCACCCCGGCCGGCGCGCGCGCGGTCGCCGCCGGCGAGCCGCTGCGCAAGCGGCTGCTGACCGAGCAATTCGCGGGGCTGAGCGAGGACGAGCGCGCCCGGCTCGCGGCGCTGCTCGGCCGGCTGGTCGAGACCTTGCAGGAGAAGTGA
- a CDS encoding HlyD family secretion protein, giving the protein MADQTPEDTAQQPTEDRPSALKNPRVRGILLVALALVVIAGIAWFARYESYGKYQQSTNDAYVQADAVTVSPKVSGYVDKVFVADNQTVKAGEPLLQIDSRDYNAQAAQSRAQIDVANADAAGVRAQIGEQQAAIARARADLAAARTDAAFARNEVTRYQPLAATGAETRERLAQLRNQAAQADAKVAAAEAALASAERRVGTLQAQVKQALAQGEGARAQLAAANTNVGATLIRAAIDGRVGNKTVRQGQFVQAATRLMTLVPMRDLYIDANFKETQLGLMRIGQPVKVSVDALPGVEIPGRVASVSPGTGAQFSVLPPQNATGNFTKIVQRVPVRIAISPGPETRALLVPGMSVDVSVDTRSAKGAADRIKREQQQHNERIGQ; this is encoded by the coding sequence ATGGCCGACCAGACGCCTGAAGACACCGCGCAGCAACCGACGGAGGATCGCCCCTCCGCGCTCAAGAACCCGCGCGTCCGCGGCATCCTCCTCGTCGCGCTGGCGCTGGTGGTGATCGCCGGCATCGCGTGGTTCGCGCGCTACGAAAGCTATGGCAAATACCAGCAATCGACCAACGACGCCTATGTCCAGGCCGATGCGGTGACCGTCTCGCCCAAGGTTTCCGGCTATGTCGACAAGGTGTTCGTCGCCGACAACCAGACGGTGAAGGCCGGGGAGCCGCTGCTCCAGATCGATTCGCGCGACTATAACGCGCAAGCCGCGCAGAGCCGGGCGCAGATCGATGTCGCCAACGCCGATGCCGCAGGCGTCCGCGCGCAGATCGGCGAGCAGCAGGCGGCGATCGCCCGCGCCCGCGCCGATCTCGCCGCCGCGCGCACCGACGCCGCCTTCGCCCGCAACGAGGTGACGCGCTACCAGCCGCTCGCGGCAACCGGCGCGGAGACGCGCGAGCGGCTGGCGCAACTGAGGAACCAGGCGGCCCAGGCCGACGCCAAGGTCGCCGCCGCCGAGGCCGCGCTGGCCAGCGCGGAGCGGCGCGTCGGCACCTTGCAGGCGCAGGTGAAGCAGGCGCTGGCGCAGGGCGAGGGCGCGCGGGCGCAGCTCGCCGCCGCCAACACCAATGTCGGGGCGACGCTGATCCGCGCCGCGATCGACGGGCGGGTCGGCAACAAGACGGTGCGGCAGGGCCAGTTCGTGCAGGCCGCGACCAGGCTGATGACGCTGGTGCCGATGCGCGACCTCTATATCGACGCCAATTTCAAGGAGACGCAGCTCGGCCTGATGCGCATCGGCCAGCCGGTGAAGGTGTCGGTCGATGCCTTGCCGGGCGTCGAGATCCCGGGCCGCGTCGCCAGCGTCTCGCCGGGCACGGGGGCGCAATTCTCGGTGCTGCCGCCGCAGAACGCGACCGGCAATTTCACCAAGATCGTCCAGCGCGTGCCGGTGCGGATCGCGATCAGCCCGGGGCCGGAGACGCGCGCGCTGCTCGTGCCGGGCATGTCGGTCGACGTCAGCGTCGACACGCGCTCGGCGAAGGGCGCGGCCGATCGCATCAAACGCGAGCAGCAACAGCATAACGAGCGGATCGGGCAATGA
- a CDS encoding NAD(P)/FAD-dependent oxidoreductase translates to MGEHFDILIVGGGHGGAQAAVALRQRKFAGTIAIVGDEPELPYERPPLSKDYLSREKEFERILIRPAVFWADKQVTMLLGRRVTAVDPAAHRVTTADGATIGYGTLIWATGGSPRRLTCDGHDLAGVHAVRTRADVDRLMGELETTDRVVVIGGGYIGLEAAAVLSKLGKRVTVLEALPRVLARVAGEPLSRFYEAEHRAHGVEVRLGAMVAGLEERDGAVSGVRLADGELLPCEMVIVGIGIVPSVEPLLAAGAAGGNGVDVDAHCRTSLPDIYAIGDCAAHESGFAGGARIRLESVQNANDQATTVAKSVTGEPAPYEAVPWFWSNQYDLKLQTVGLSTGHDQVVVRGDTAARSFSIVYLKQGRVIALDCVNATKDYVQGRALVLAGAAIAPERLADAAVPLKEMIAA, encoded by the coding sequence ATGGGCGAGCATTTCGACATATTGATCGTGGGCGGCGGGCATGGCGGCGCGCAGGCGGCGGTGGCGCTCAGGCAGCGCAAGTTCGCCGGGACGATCGCGATCGTCGGCGACGAGCCGGAACTGCCCTATGAACGCCCGCCGCTCTCCAAGGACTATCTTTCGCGCGAGAAGGAGTTCGAACGCATCCTGATCCGCCCGGCGGTGTTCTGGGCGGACAAGCAGGTGACGATGCTGCTCGGCCGACGCGTCACGGCGGTCGATCCGGCCGCGCATCGGGTGACGACGGCGGACGGCGCGACGATCGGCTACGGTACCCTGATCTGGGCCACCGGCGGCAGCCCGCGCCGGCTGACCTGCGACGGGCACGACCTTGCCGGTGTCCATGCCGTGCGCACCCGCGCCGATGTCGACCGGCTGATGGGCGAGCTTGAGACGACCGATCGCGTGGTCGTGATCGGCGGCGGCTATATCGGGCTGGAGGCGGCGGCGGTGCTGTCCAAGCTCGGCAAGCGGGTGACGGTGCTGGAGGCGCTGCCCCGCGTCCTCGCGCGTGTCGCCGGCGAGCCGTTGTCGCGCTTCTACGAGGCGGAGCATCGCGCGCATGGCGTGGAGGTGCGGCTCGGCGCGATGGTCGCCGGGCTGGAGGAGCGCGACGGCGCCGTCTCCGGCGTGAGGCTGGCGGACGGCGAGCTGCTGCCGTGCGAGATGGTGATCGTCGGCATCGGCATCGTTCCCTCCGTCGAGCCGCTGCTCGCGGCCGGCGCGGCGGGCGGCAACGGCGTGGATGTTGACGCGCATTGCCGCACCAGCCTGCCCGACATCTACGCGATCGGCGATTGCGCCGCGCATGAGAGCGGCTTTGCCGGCGGCGCGCGCATCCGGCTCGAATCGGTGCAGAACGCCAACGATCAGGCGACGACGGTGGCGAAGTCGGTCACCGGCGAACCCGCGCCCTATGAGGCGGTGCCGTGGTTCTGGTCCAATCAATACGACCTGAAGCTCCAGACCGTCGGCCTGTCCACCGGGCACGATCAGGTGGTGGTGCGCGGCGACACGGCGGCGCGCTCGTTCAGCATCGTCTATCTGAAGCAGGGCCGGGTGATCGCGCTCGACTGCGTCAACGCGACGAAGGATTACGTGCAGGGCCGCGCGCTGGTGCTGGCGGGCGCGGCGATCGCGCCGGAGCGGCTTGCCGACGCCGCCGTTCCGCTTAAGGAGATGATCGCCGCTTAA
- a CDS encoding response regulator transcription factor has translation MNLLLVEDDEGYAATLAEELRALDHQVTIAPTGGAALQIADREPFDAAIIDRLLPQMDGTAVLRRLRESGKMLPVVMLSALGRSAEKVEGLEAGADDYVVKPTPAAELDARLKALLRGRQWTAGGGDTIRVRDITVSPARFRAWRGERPLDLVRLELNLLAELARNAGTVLTRAMLIERVWGYDFEPTTNIVDVQIRALRRKLMADGEDDPIVTVRGVGYMLRD, from the coding sequence ATGAACCTGCTGCTGGTGGAAGACGACGAAGGCTATGCCGCCACGCTGGCCGAGGAGCTGCGCGCGCTCGATCATCAGGTGACGATCGCGCCGACCGGGGGCGCGGCGCTCCAGATCGCGGATCGCGAGCCGTTCGACGCCGCGATCATCGACCGGCTGCTGCCGCAGATGGACGGCACCGCCGTGCTCCGCCGCCTGCGCGAAAGCGGCAAGATGCTGCCCGTGGTGATGCTGAGCGCGCTCGGCCGCTCCGCCGAGAAGGTCGAGGGGCTGGAGGCGGGCGCCGACGATTATGTCGTGAAGCCCACCCCGGCGGCGGAGCTGGACGCGCGGCTCAAGGCGCTGCTGCGCGGCCGGCAATGGACCGCCGGCGGGGGCGACACGATCCGCGTCCGCGATATCACGGTAAGCCCGGCGCGGTTCCGCGCCTGGCGGGGCGAGCGCCCGCTCGATCTCGTGCGGCTGGAGCTGAACCTGCTTGCCGAACTGGCGCGCAACGCCGGCACGGTGCTGACCCGCGCGATGCTGATCGAGCGCGTCTGGGGCTATGATTTCGAACCGACCACCAACATCGTCGACGTGCAGATCCGCGCGCTGCGCCGCAAGCTGATGGCGGACGGGGAGGACGATCCGATCGTCACCGTGCGCGGCGTCGGCTACATGCTGCGCGACTGA